The Magnolia sinica isolate HGM2019 chromosome 10, MsV1, whole genome shotgun sequence genome includes a window with the following:
- the LOC131257757 gene encoding snRNA-activating protein complex subunit, with protein MEMVEYSPEEDLRIPCPRGGPIYVTSLVGPITTVPALETSVMEELQRLEAELRTDSTVSFDEELSVEELKVFTEEELVERASKEAFKDAKRMESSSQPSEEHRKGMMIDDPRISSNENACLESLGKESSTSEPCASSSVIEASNNHHSKKTCQQGAKKQKKRGRAFDRNHRAAELESCCIAKVKELARLKQKQEEDKAAAKLHSFNGSAKINEGPISVSESVERMRFGFTTSAMKVKSSRTLEHVPVSHTEVVLTVEIYHNTKTCLKTQEFLVLGRQPLTELRDNIYCLTDQLMQKAGQHDPSGYFLIEDVFCNDRRDASSIDYSEPIFDWLRNCKDEAVEKWEDIIISGGLQKKRKALFGDEGMSHLPQFKAVDMHKTRFYDLRFRLGSGYLYCHQGDCRHIFVIRDMRLIHPDDAQNKMAYPILKFQHKHRWQKCCVCKTFCATKVTVDDKWSQENPSYFCDNCYFLLHYTEDGTLLYNEFTVYDCNHEV; from the exons ATGGAGATGGTTGAATATTCTCCGGAAGAAGATCTCCGTATTCCCTGTCCACGTGGCGGTCCGATCTACGTCACCTcactggtgggccccatcaccacCGTCCCCGCATTAGAAACCTCTGTAATGGAAGAACTACAG AGATTGGAAGCTGAATTACGTACAGATTCAACAGTCTCATTCGATGAAGAACTTTC GGTTGAGGAGCTAAAAGTTTTTACTGAGGAGGAACTGGTAGAACGAGCTTCAAAAGAAGCATTTAAG GATGCCAAGCGAATGGAAAGCTCATCGCAACCTTCAGAAGAGCACCGTAAGGGAAT GATGATAGATGACCCTAGAATCTCAAGCAATGAAAATGCATGTTTAGAAAGTTTAGGAAAAGAAAGCAGCACTTCAGAGCCTTGTGCATCCTCAAGCGTCATTGAAGCCTCTAACAATCATCATTCTAAAAAAACTTGTCAGCAAGGCGCAAAAAAGCAGAAGAAAAGGGGGAGAGCCTTTGACAGAAACCATCGTGCTGCAGAATTGGAA AGTTGTTGTATTGCAAAAGTGAAAGAACTTGCAAGGTTAAAGCAGaaacaggaagaagacaaagcagCAGCCAAATTACACTCATTCAA TGGCAGTGCCAAGATCAATGAGGGTCCAATCTCAGTGTCAGAGAGTGTTGAAAGGATGCGGTTTGGATTCACAACTTCTGCTATGAAG GTGAAATCATCGAGAACTCTTGAACATGTTCCAGTGTCCCATACCGAAGTAGTTCTTACTGTTGAGATTTATCATAACACTAAAACCTGTCTAAAG ACCCAAGAGTTCCTGGTCTTAGGAAGACAACCCCTCACTGAGCTTAGGGATAATATTTATTGCTTGACGGACCAGCTGATGCAAAAAGCAGGGCAACATGATCCTTCTGGATATTTCCTCATCGAG GATGTCTTTTGCAACGATCGAAGGGACGCTTCTTCCATAGATTATAGTGAACCAATATTTGACTGGCTTAGAAATTGCAAGGATGAGGCAGTTGAAAAATGGGAAGACATTATTATATCAGGAGGATTACAGAAGAAGCGAAAAGCGTTGTTTGGAGATGAAGGGATGTCTCACTTGCCTCAATTCAAAGCTGTTGACATGCATAAAACTCGCTTCTATGACTTGCGTTTTCGACTTGGCTCTGGATATCTCTATTGTCACCAG GGAGACTGCAGGCATATTTTCGTGATAAGGGACATGAGATTGATTCACCCCGATGATGCTCAGAATAAGATGGCTTATCCTATCCTCAAGTTTCAGCATAAACACCGGTGGCAGAAATGCTGTGTCTGCAAGACCTTTTGTGCAACGAAGGTAACGGTAGATGACAAATGGTCCCAGGAAAATCCTTCCTATTTCTGTGATAACTGCTATTTCCTTCTTCACTATACAGAGGATGGAACTTTGCTGTATAATGAATTTACTGTATATGACTGCAATCATGAAGTGTAG
- the LOC131257610 gene encoding disease resistance protein RPP13-like, translating to MATTHSIISLVVGKLSDLLLQEAIFLYGVRGNVEWMEQELKRMQCFLEDADAKQGDGRVKNWVQDVRDIAYDVEDVIDMFIFRIAPLRKGGLIMESRAISESRSTYGIESIGGTSSSFQDWRLTSPNVQEPDFIGFEKDMETLVEQLMEGELRRCVVSLVGMGGLGKTTLSKKIYNNEKVKKYFNFQAWIFISQEYSVRDLLQNIVTSYMVISKEELKKVEKMNVAELRYKISENLKEKRYLMVLDDIWKNEAWDAMKDALPDMNNGSRIMLTTRNKDVALYADAQSSPYELQFLNEDESWNLFCKKTFPKQDTSCPPDSQKLGGEIVGKCQGLPLAIVVIGGLLSRKETKEWEKVLKSISWQFVEGQPQIYRILSLSYKDLPYELKPCFLYLGIFPEEYEFSAEKLIHLWVAEGFLQERGHETLAEVGEDFLIELIQRSMIQVAKRNSSSGIKSCRIHDLLRDLSITKAMENKFLEVHHGNTNVPSSRARQLAVHQAISKYVHFLKLLYSALSSAVVIHPRQR from the exons ATGGCCACTACCCATTCCATCATCTCTCTTGTTGTGGGAAAACTCAGTGATCTTCTCCTTCAAGAAGCTATCTTCTTGTATGGAGTGCGTGGCAATGTCGAATGGATGGAACAAGAACTAAAGCGAATGCAATGCTTCTTAGAAGATGCAGATGCAAAACAAGGAGATGGGAGAGTGAAGAACTGGGTGCAGGATGTAAGAGACATAGCATACGATGTCGAGGACGTCATCGACATGTTCATCTTCAGAATAGCACCCCTGAGGAAAGGAGGATTAATCATGG AAAGCCGTGCGATCTCAGAAAGCCGGTCGACTTACGGCATCGAAAGCATTGGAGGGACGAGCTCTAGCTTCCAAGACTGGAGACTCACTTCTCCTAATGTTCAAGAACCAGATTTTATTGGTTTTGAGAAAGATATGGAGACATTAGTCGAACAGTTGATGGAGGGAGAGCTGCGGCGTTGTGTTGTTTCTTTAGTCGGAATGGGCGGTCTCGGTAAGACGACTCTTTCTAAGAAAATCTATAACAATGAGAAAGTTAAGAAATATTTCAACTTTCAGGCATGGATTTTTATTTCACAAGAGTATTCTGTGAGAGATCTTTTGCAGAATATCGTAACCAGCTATATGGTGATTTCCAAAGAAGAGCTGAAGAAAGTGGAGAAAATGAATGTTGCAGAGTTGAGATATAAAATTTCTGAGAATTTGAAAGAGAAAAGATATCTGATGGTATTAGATGATATATGGAAAAATGAAGCATGGGATGCTATGAAGGATGCTCTTCCAGATATGAATAATGGAAGTAGGATCATGCTCACCACTCGCAACAAAGACGTAGCTTTATATGCAGATGCGCAAAGCTCACCGTATGAATTACAGTTTCTAAATGAAGATGAGAGCTGGAACTTGTTCTGTAAGAAAACATTCCCAAAACAAGATACGAGTTGCCCTCCAGACTCGCAGAAATTGGGGGGAGAGATTGTGGGGAAGTGTCAAGGCCTACCTCTTGCAATCGTTGTCATTGGAGGGCTACTATCAAGGAAAGAAACAAAAGAGTGGGAGAAAGTACTGAAGAGCATTAGCTGGCAATTTGTTGAAGGACAGCCCCAGATCTATAGAATATTATCTTTGAGCTATAAGGATCTGCCCTATGAATTGAAACCTTGTTTTCTCTATTTGGGCATTTTTCCAGAAGAATATGAGTTTTCAGCTGAGAAATTGATTCATTTGTGGGTTGCAGAAGGATTCTTACAAGAGAGAGGACATGAAACATTGGCAGAAGTAGGAGAAGATTTTCTAATAGAGTTGATTCAGCGGAGTATGATTCAAGTTGCAAAAAGAAATTCCAGCAGTGGTATTAAAAGCTGCCGTATCCATGATCTTTTGCGAGATCTCTCCATAACAAAAGCAATGGAAAATAAGTTTCTTGAAGTTCATCATGGCAACACAAATGTTCCTTCATCCAGAGCCCGTCAACTCGCAGTTCATCAGGCCATATCTAAGTATGTACACTTCCTTAAACTGCTCTACTCTGCACTTTCGAGCGCTGTTGTTATTCACCCCAGACAGAGATAA